GCTTTCGCGCGCGGCGCCCACGCGCGACGCCGCCCGACGCGGGGACGCGGCCGGTGCAGCGCGGGCGGGCCGGGAGCCGGCTGGGCCAGCCCGGACCTGACAAAGCAGTGCTAGACAAAGCCACGATCGAGAGGCGCCCAGGCCTGGCGACACGGCCCGGCCGAGGGCGCCATCGAGTTCCGGGCGTCGGCGCGGCAGATCGCAGGACGCTGCATGGACGACCCTGCATCGCGCTCGCCGCGCATAGACGGCAACGGATGGATGACGTTCTCTAACAGACGAGCGCGGCGAGCACTCTTGATGACGCCACGCCGTGCGCACGGGAGGAAGCCATGGCCAGGGAGTTCAAGGGCAAGATCAGCCTGGACGTTCGGGACTCGACGCCCGACTGGGGCCCGTTCCTCCAGCCGAAGGCTCCCGAGGGCGCGCCCAACGTCCTCATGATCGTGTGGGACGACGTCGGCTACGGCGCGATGGAGGTGCATGGCGGTCCGATCGAGACGCCGACGATGCGCCGGATCGCGGAGGTCGGGATCCGCTACTCGAACTTCCACACCACCGCCCTCTGCTCGCCCACGCGGTCGTCCCTGCTCACCGGGCGCAACGCCACGAGCAACAACATGGCGTGCATCACCGAGGCCGCGCAGGGCTTCCCGGGGTTCTCCGGGCGGATCCCGTTCGAGAACGGCACCATCGCCGAGGTGCTCAACGAGCTCGGCTGGAACACCTACGCGATCGGCAAGTGGCACCTCACGCCCGCCGAAGAGTGCGACATGTCGGCCTGGAAGGCGCGGTGGCCGCTGGGCCGCGGGTTCGAACGGTTCTATGGCTTCCTGGGTGGCGAGACGAATCAGTGGTACCCGGACCTCGTCTACGACAACCATCCCATCGACCCGCCGGCGACGCCGGAAGAGGGCTACCACCTCTCCAAGGACCTGGTCGACAAGGCGATCAGCTTCATCCGTGACTCGAAGTCGGTCGCGCCCGACAAGCCGTGGTTCATGTACTTCTGCCCCGGCTGCGCCCACGCGCCGCACCACGTGTGGAAGGAATGGGCGGACCGGTACAAGGGCCGCTTCGACATGGGATACGAGGCGATCCGCCCCGAGATCCTCAAGAAACAGAAGGAGATGGGTCTGCTTCCGGAGGACACCGAGCTCTCGCCCATCAACCCGCACGGCGAACCGGACCGCAAGGGGCCGGCCGGCCAGCCGTGGCCGGAGCTGGACTACGTGCGGCCCTGGGACTCGCTCAGCGATGACGAGCGCAGGCTGTTCGCGCGCATGGCGGAGGTCTACGCGGGCTACGTCTCCTACACGGACCACGAGATCGGCCGGCTGATCGACTACCTCGAGGAGTCGGGACAGCTCGACAACACGATCATCGTGGTCGTATCCGACAACGGCGCCAGCGGCGAGGGCGGGCCCAACGGGTCGTTCAACGAGAACAAGTTCTTCAACAACGTCCCGGACGACGTCAAGGAGAACCTGGCCCGCATCGACGAGCTGGGCGGGCCGAAGTCCTACAACCACTACAACACCGGGTGGGCATGGGCGTTCGACACGCCGTTCCCCTACTGGAAGCGCTTCGCGGGCTACGAAGGCGGAACGGCCGACCTGTGCATCGTGTCGTGGCCCGAGGGCATCGCCGCACGCGGCGAGATACGCCACCAGTACCTGCACGCGATCGACATCGTGCCCACCATCTACGAGATGCTCGGCGTCGAGCCGCCCAAGGTCCTGAAGGGCTACGAGCAGAGCCCGATCGAAGGCCAGAGCTTCGTGGCCACGTTCACGGACCCCAACGCTCCGGGGCGGAAGACACAGTTCTACTCGATGCTCGGGCAGCGCGCCATCTATCACGATGGCTGGCTGGCATGCACGCTCCACCCGCCGCTCTCGGGCTGGGGCCACTTCGACCAGGACGAGTGGGAGCTGTACCACCTGGCCAAGGACCGCGCGCAGTTGAAGAACCTCGCACGCGAGGAGCCCGAACGGCTGGAGGAGCTG
The sequence above is drawn from the bacterium genome and encodes:
- a CDS encoding arylsulfatase — encoded protein: MAREFKGKISLDVRDSTPDWGPFLQPKAPEGAPNVLMIVWDDVGYGAMEVHGGPIETPTMRRIAEVGIRYSNFHTTALCSPTRSSLLTGRNATSNNMACITEAAQGFPGFSGRIPFENGTIAEVLNELGWNTYAIGKWHLTPAEECDMSAWKARWPLGRGFERFYGFLGGETNQWYPDLVYDNHPIDPPATPEEGYHLSKDLVDKAISFIRDSKSVAPDKPWFMYFCPGCAHAPHHVWKEWADRYKGRFDMGYEAIRPEILKKQKEMGLLPEDTELSPINPHGEPDRKGPAGQPWPELDYVRPWDSLSDDERRLFARMAEVYAGYVSYTDHEIGRLIDYLEESGQLDNTIIVVVSDNGASGEGGPNGSFNENKFFNNVPDDVKENLARIDELGGPKSYNHYNTGWAWAFDTPFPYWKRFAGYEGGTADLCIVSWPEGIAARGEIRHQYLHAIDIVPTIYEMLGVEPPKVLKGYEQSPIEGQSFVATFTDPNAPGRKTQFYSMLGQRAIYHDGWLACTLHPPLSGWGHFDQDEWELYHLAKDRAQLKNLAREEPERLEELKKLWFEQAKLYNGLPLDDRTAAEILGTPRPQPSEPRDRYVYYPDTAEVNEEVAVNIRGRSYTIAAGVVLDSADAEGVLFAHGGVGGGHSLYIKDGRLHYVYNWLGERIQKVSSTNGLTKGRHVLTAEFRKTGEDEETHSAKGKLTLYIDDQPVGEAEIMTQPGHFSLTG